A region of Rhinoraja longicauda isolate Sanriku21f chromosome 1, sRhiLon1.1, whole genome shotgun sequence DNA encodes the following proteins:
- the LOC144598365 gene encoding fatty acid-binding protein, liver-like yields MAFNGKYEQQSQENFVPFMKALGIPDDLIEKGRKHLKSVTEIIQTGDHFKATETKGGETIVNEFTIGEEMEVPGPTGEQIKGLVNAVGNKKLLAKIQNITAVIEIIGDQLVIIMTVGDIAFKRTSTRLTHERRLQTAIPASPGGGGKPETGEGKSSLGGEDCSP; encoded by the exons ATGGCGTTCAATGGAAAATACGAACAGCAGAGCCAGGAAAACTTTGTGCCCTTTATGAAAGCTCTGG GTATCCCTGATGACCTGATCGAGAAAGGGAGGAAACACCTCAAGAGTGTTACTGAAATTATCCAAACTGGAGACCACTTCAAGGCCACTGAAACTAAGGGCGGTGAAACGATTGTTAATGAGTTTACCATTGGAGAGGAGATGGAAGTCCCGGGACCCACTGGGGAACAGATTAAG GGTTTAGTCAACGCTGTGGGGAACAAGAAACTTCTTGCCAAGATACAAAACATTACTGCGGTCATAGAGATCATCGGAGACCAATTGGTTATC ATAATGACCGTTGGTGATATCGCTTTCAAGAGAACCAGCACGAGG ttgacacacGAAAGAAGACTTCAGACTGCCATCCCAGCGAGCCCGGGAGGTGGAGGAAAGCCGGAGACGGGAGAAGGAAAATCGTCGCTGGGTGGCGAGGACTGCTCCCCGTAG